One region of Glycine max cultivar Williams 82 chromosome 9, Glycine_max_v4.0, whole genome shotgun sequence genomic DNA includes:
- the LOC100306111 gene encoding uncharacterized protein LOC100306111: MNTDITASTKPEYPVIDRNPPFTKVVGNFNTLDYLRFVTITGVSVTVGYLSGIKPGIRGPSMVTGGLIGVMGGFMYAYQNSAGRLMGFFPNDDEVARYNKK; encoded by the exons ATGAACACAGACATCACTGCATCGACGAAGCCAGAGTACCCAGTCATTGATCGCAACCCTCCTTTCACCAAAGTCGTCGGCAACTTCAACACCCTCGACTATCTCCGATTCGTCACAATCACCGGCGTTTCCGTCACCGTCGGCTACCTCTCCG GGATTAAGCCTGGAATTAGGGGTCCTTCGATGGTGACAGGGGGTTTGATCGGTGTGATGGGTGGGTTCATGTATGCTTACCAGAACTCCGCTGGGAGACTCATGGGTTTCTTCCCCAACGATGATGAGGTAGCTCgctacaacaaaaaataa
- the LOC102660981 gene encoding uncharacterized protein, translating to MALLGCCLFLILFLLGLAESQSQTFNHPFNRTDIQAAIGDMRAKSYYGFAMLLQMLNGTSQPNNRDLTFLMPDDKELSASSISIDEVEEFLLKHAIPMPLYFNDLSHFPTGTLVPSGNRTQMIRIHNRARGDFFVNNAQIVSANVCLSSVIKCHGVDAIIEYDHGN from the coding sequence ATGGCCCTACTAGGGTGTTGTTTGTTTCTCATTCTTTTCCTACTTGGATTAGCAGAATCACAGTCTCAAACTTTCAACCACCCTTTTAACCGCACAGACATACAAGCAGCAATAGGTGACATGAGAGCAAAATCTTACTATGGATTCGCGATGCTTTTGCAGATGCTGAATGGAACATCACAGCCAAATAATAGGGACTTAACTTTCTTGATGCCAGATGATAAAGAACTATCTGCTTCATCCATTTCTATTGATGAAGTGGAAGAGTTCTTACTAAAACATGCTATTCCAATGCCTctatattttaatgatttatcTCATTTTCCAACTGGGACCCTTGTTCCATCGGGGAATAGAACCCAAATGATTAGGATCCATAACCGTGCCAGGGGGGATTTCTTTGTTAATAATGCTCAAATTGTTTCTGCTAATGTTTGCTTGAGCTCTGTGATCAAGTGTCATGGAGTTGATGCAATAATTGAATATGATCATGGTAATTGA
- the LOC102660861 gene encoding uncharacterized protein, translating into MGRDSHDPTSFHSSIALLQERFRQLQRVKEMREERELQKMLNEPKQFSSNTNTSISSSTYHNSNNSILSHPELIMPSRSPPHVSLSLWPTSQGKQEDYRSTQTPVSMNYAHSRSMQVSWKNANDCDSGADSGVDTSLHL; encoded by the coding sequence ATGGGTAGGGATAGCCATGACCCCACTTCCTTTCACTCTTCCATTGCCCTTCTACAAGAGAGGTTTAGACAGCTTCAGAGAGTAAAAGAAATGAGGGAGGAGAGGGAGCTTCAGAAGATGCTCAATGAACCTAAACAATTCAGTTCCAACACCAACACCTCTATAAGTAGTAGTACTTATCACAATTCCAACAATTCAATCCTCTCTCACCCTGAATTGATCATGCCATCAAGGTCACCACCCCATGTTTCCCTCTCTCTCTGGCCAACATCTCAGGGCAAGCAAGAGGACTATAGAAGTACTCAAACCCCGGTTTCAATGAACTATGCACATTCACGATCCATGCAAGTTTCGTGGAAGAACGCCAATGATTGTGACTCTGGTGCCGATTCTGGTGTTGACACTTCTCTTCACCTGTGA